A genomic region of Manihot esculenta cultivar AM560-2 chromosome 15, M.esculenta_v8, whole genome shotgun sequence contains the following coding sequences:
- the LOC110600704 gene encoding beta-glucuronosyltransferase GlcAT14B → MGSLNMEKKWVFPLVISSLICVFLLATSLNMGLVSSLHTINQIVNIFQSRNQSMEGYAEMKVSQKNPSAPGIPRFAYLISGSKGDLEKLWRTLHALYHPRNQYVVHLDLESPAEERLELSTRVEKHPLFSKVGNVFMVTKANMVTYRGPTMVANTLHACAILLKRSKDWDWFINLSASDYPLITQDDLLHTFSTINRNLNFLEHTSHLGWKEEKRAMPLIVDPGLYSTKKTDLFPATPRRGLPTAFKLFTGSAWMVLTRSFVEYIIWGWDNLPRVVLMYYTNFVSSPEGYFHTVICNVPEFAQTAVNHDLHFISWDMPPQQHPRILTLNDTKQMIDSGAPFARKFKHNDPLLDKIDKDLLGRKKGSFTPGGWCSDSPKCTKVGDPNNIKPGRGAYRFKRLIARLALTSKLKQNQCK, encoded by the exons ATGGGGTCCCTGAACATGGAGAAGAAATGGGTGTTCCCTTTAGTGATAAGCTCTCTAATATGCGTGTTCCTTTTAGCAACTTCCTTAAACATGGGTCTTGTTTCTTCACTGCATACTATCAACCAAATCGTAAACATTTTTCAATCTCGAAACCAATCAATGGAGGGGTATGCAGAAATGAAAGTTTCACAGAAAAATCCCTCTGCTCCAGGAATCCCACGATTTGCTTACTTGATTTCCGGGTCTAAAGGTGATTTGGAAAAGCTATGGAGAACACTTCACGCACTTTACCATCCGCGGAATCAGTACGTTGTTCATTTGGACCTTGAGTCTCCGGCGGAGGAAAGATTGGAGCTTTCTACTCGAGTGGAAAAACATCCCCTTTTCTCCAAGGTTGGGAATGTTTTCATGGTCACCAAAGCTAATATGGTTACATATAGAGGACCCACCATGGTTGCTAATACTCTTCATGCTTGTGCCATTCTTCTCAAGAGGAGTAAAGATTGGGATTGGTTTATTAATCTCAGTGCTTCTGACTATCCTCTTATAACTCAAGATG ATCTTCTTCATACATTTTCAACCATAAACAGAAATCTCAACTTTCTTGAGCACACAAGTCACCTGGGTTGGAAGGA GGAAAAACGCGCAATGCCGTTGATTGTCGACCCTGGTCTCTACTCAACAAAGAAGACAGATTTATTCCCGGCCACACCTCGCAGAGGTTTGCCAACAGCATTCAAATTATTCACCG GTTCAGCATGGATGGTTCTCACACGTTCATTTGTAGAGTACATAATTTGGGGTTGGGATAATCTCCCGAGAGTTGTGCTCATGTATTACACCAACTTCGTATCCTCACCTGAAGGCTATTTTCACACTGTAATATGCAATGTTCCAGAGTTTGCTCAGACAGCCGTCAACCATGATCTGCACTTCATATCTTGGGACATGCCCCCCCAACAGCATCCACGGATACTTACCCTTAACGACACGAAGCAAATGATAGACAGTGGTGCTCCATTCGCTAGAAAATTCAAACATAACGATCCTCTCTTGGATAAAATTGATAAGGATTTGCTTGGCCGGAAGAAAGGAAGCTTCACTCCTGGAGGGTGGTGCTCTGACAGTCCCAAATGTACCAAGGT